The DNA sequence ttcattccaaccaattaatgctgccttaattgagtccaattactcattcagccatatgcgtttaactgcattgaagcacagaatataagaatttttttatttagacaatgcgggtcaccatagacgtcgggtcaccattgtgcacaaacctgcatccctaattcagcaaataatttaactaattatataatcaagatctgaggctggaatgaaaacctgcatacacacggccctccatggcacgagtttgacaccactgctctaaaaggtcaaaaggaacaaaaatacatttaaacatggaCATTCCCTAAATTTCAAGAAAttaagaaacacagaaaaaggaaaCCTAATACCAACACTCATGTGTATATTTAACTAATAATCAcacaacaataattattttaagacaTAACttacttaaaatacattttaaggataataaaacagcaatacGTGTGCTCGGGATGGGGTGAAGAGCGGGTGCCCCTCCTAGGGGGGTGGACTATATGATGAGTTCTTTCCAGTGGTCCACCCCCAATTTCTCTCTAGCCAGGTCCTTGTTTTGAACACCGTCCTGGAGGAGGTTTTGAATAGAATGGGGGctcgttggtctaggggtatgattctcgcttCGGGTGCGAGAGgccccgggttcaaatcccggacgagcccggGCAGAGATGCACATGTATAATCTGAGGTCATTGtgcataaataatacatttaaaagaagGTTAATTTTATATCTGATGGCCTGAGATAGATTAGCGGCCtatccagggtgtaatcctgcctctcgcccaatgcatgctgggataggctccagcacccctcttgaccctgcccaggataagtgggtacagataatggacggatggatggattttaTATCTGAGAGAGGGCAAAACTTAAAAATCTGTGGGGGGCACATGCTCCTTTAGTTTGAATGGCTGGTAGCTATAGTCccagctgactgaaacccttccGTCCCTGGGCAATGCTGGCGCTGTGTGTTGGCATGGTCCATCCGTGCTCTAAAACCGTGCCACCCGGCAGTCCTTAAGCATGATTTTTAACATTCAACAATCTGTGTACCGTGTCACGCAGCAAGGCGTTAAGCTAAATCAAATAATACCGCACAGTCCAGTTTAATCGTAATTAACGCGCTGCAGTTGACGTCTATTTAGGAAggagggaagaagaggaaggagacggaggaggagcGAGAGGTCAAAGTGCCGTAGCCGTCCTGACTCCGTGAATCGTAAACATCGATTTCTGGACGGTCATCTAATGCTCGTTTTATGTGTCCATTTTGTAATGTTCCATTGGGCTTGCGTAGGATTTCAAGCGAAGTCAAAGTTCCTGAATGTAGGGCACCTCCACACGGGGCGCGTGCGGCGTTCACATGTACACGTACCGCCGAACGCGGAGTATGTTCCTGACAGGGGTGTGATTCACGCCGGCTGTGCACACACGAGTGGGATGTGCTAGATGGAGCGTTTCAACACAAACGCAAACATGCTCCTGAGGGAACATTCCCTCGCGGGAATCCAAGAGCGGCGTCGCTTTATTCTGAGTTATCGGGCCTGCGACCTCACGAACTGCCGCGTATAAATCGTTCCCGTGGAAGCATGGAAAAAATGACCTTTTATGGTGTACAACAGTTTAAGGCACattacaagtgtgtgtgtgtgtgtgtgactacaTCTGCCTCCTGTCGGTTGTAAACACAGCAATGTTTCCTCgcaacactgtttttttttttttgcctcagagtACGAGAAGTCTTTTCCTTCTATTAACACTTAACTGTCCTCTTCAGCTACACACGCAGCACAGCACCTCTTTAAACCCTCCTTGGCTGTAGGAGATGGGAGGATACCTTGCGTGTGACAGACTGGGGGAGTTTTGCCTGTGTGAGTTACTGTAAAACTGGTCTGAAGAGAATCTTTGGGGAAagtgtccctccctctcttcttaccctcctcttcctcagctcGTGTGGAGTGGCATCTGAGTACCGGTGTGGAATTGCCTGCCCGATGCCCGGCCCCCGACCAATCGCGAGGCgcgggggcgtggcctcagGTAGGACTGAAAAGCTGAGGGTCCGGCTCATTGGctcagaggagggagaggaccctggagagagagagtggcgcACGCCCAGCTAGAGCGGGAGAGAGCGAGGCGAACCGCTGTGAAGAACTGAACCCCGTGAACACACACGCCGCTGCGAACACCACCCTCAGCgcccaccaacaccagcaccaccaccaccacccgctCATCCAACAGCACCGCAAAATAAAGAACAGGTAAGTGCAGGTTCCTCTGTGTTCCGTTTAAATACTGGAGCCCTCAAGCACCCAGTGGACACTTGTCTGGCAAAGACTGTGCTTTCTTAACctttgcatgtgagtgtgtgtgtgtgtgtgtttgtgtgcatgctttcTATATAAAAATTTGACCTGAAACTTTGACTTGTGTGGCTGTAGCAGTAAGTAGTATTAGGTTTGAAAGATATATTGAGGGACATCTTTCCATGAGCTTAGAATTCATTCTGTCATGACTTTTTTCCAGTGGAAGTGCCAGTTGGAGGACATTTccactgtgtatgtgtatgtgtgtgtgtgtgtgcgtgtatgtgtgtgtgagggttagtgtgcgtgtgtgtgtgtgtgtgtgtgtgtgtgttttttaagacTGTTTATTGCTGGGAGTTTTTTGTTCTTGTGAAGAGTCCTCACAGGGGAGAGAACTATTCACAACGTCTGCAACGCTGTCTGTGCGCTTCATTATAGTATAAACTCCACCATTCACTGTATACATTACGATGAATTCACTGACTGTTAAGTCAAACAGATGCTATCTCCTGTTTATATGATGTCGTACATTTGTGCCATGGTGGGAGGGGTTAAAGTAGAGCTATCAATAAATTTTCCtctgggtgtttgtgtttcagtcagACGCTCGGTCAGTTGGTCAGACGCGTGTGGGCTTGGCTACAGGGCAGAAGAGGTGACGGTAACTGAGCTACAGCTCctgtcaatctctctctctctctttctctgtctctctccctctctgtctatctctatCTTGGTGCCGGCTAAAGGAACTGCTCTGTTATATTTTCAATTAGGTCATCAAACTCTGCATACCAGCCAGACCTCGCTGTTCTGCTACCTCTAGGGCATCTGGTACTTACATACATTAGCaactgagctctctctctctctaatttcTTTTTCATCTCTTCTCTGCAATCATTTTTTCCTCCGCCTCTCATGTTTCCACTGCACCATGCACCCCAACAGGAGCACTGTAACCCAAAATGTGTGCTCGCTCTGACGTATGCCCCAGagagcgaaaaaaaaaagagggaagtAACACAGCAAAACTCATGGAAATACTTTCTGTCAGTTTTAAACTGTTATTGAGCAGCTGGTTGAATAGTGTACTGCTAAACTGCACTTAAAAACTTGGATGAGTTAAGTcaagagggaggggagggaggttATTTTTACACACTCATGTCCTGAAATGCAGAGTAATGTCGTTATAATAAGGCCTGTTTTGCCAGAGCCGACTGTGGCCAGTCGCTCCATTGGACAAAGCATAACTGGCGTCTGGATCGCCCAGGTTACAGGAGggttcgaggggggggggcataaccTCTCGTTTTCTGTTCTCACCTGTATGTTAGTTACTGTGACATCGGctactgtaatgtaatctggGATCGAAGGGGATCAGAGGAGCTCTTGAttaaaggggggaggggggggggttaaatccATGCCCTGGCTGGAGCAGACAGTCTGTCTGTCAATGTCAGATCCTCCCCCATCACagaggggagaagggggaaCGCTGGGAAGACTGACttaggtacagacacacacactcacagtgtcaTAGTGTTCAGAAATGAAGAAAGCCGTTTGAACTGAGCAGCATTTAAGAAGGTAAGAGACACACTTagtctatatgtgtgtttgtgtaagtttgtgagaaagagacagacatatCCTTTGAAGTGATATACAACGAACATGATTATAATGAACTAACATAATGTAATGGTGGATGAATAAGAGTGGTTGCTGCTGAGTTACTGTGCTGTCAGTACTGTGATGGTGACTGTTACTATAGTTCTCAGTTGCTGTGCTGTGAAGGTGACAGTTGCTCTCGAGTTGAGTTACTGTGCTGTCAGTCCTGTGACGGTGACTGTTGCTATAGCCGTGTGTTCCTGTGCTGCCAGTGTAGTGAGGAGGGACTATTACTACAGTTCCGTGTTGCTGCGCCGCAAGTGTTGTGGTGGTGACTGTTGCTATAGTGCTGCACTGGCCAAATAAGGAGGGAATgttggtggtgcagtggttccCATGTATTCACCATCTACCAACCACTGCCCCTCTGTCACGAGGCTAAGCCTGACTGGCACAGTGGCTAGGGGAGACAGCCCTGATGACAGATCTGTGGAGGGGACACGCATAGGCGGATTCCAAATCCGGCAGCCTCCTGAAGTCAGGAGAAGGTCGTTGTGGGTTTGCTCGAGCCACTGGAATCAACCCGGCAGTGCCAAGATGGCGGGTGTAGGGATGTAAGGCACACCTTTACCCTCACCTTAATATTTTCCTTTGCACAAGCCgcttgcccccctccccccatgaaGTCTTGTGGCATGGGGATTGATGATGAGTACAGGCTAAGGGTGTGGCTGGGAGCACCTAGCCAGACCCAGGCAGCAGGGTAGCGATGATCATTGGGGATCAGTGCCCTCGCTACATAGTTTGACCTGTGTGGTGTTTTGCACTGGTTTGATAGTttgtatgtgttctgtgttgtgtgttatgACTATGTTGTGTGTTGTGGTTTTGGGCGGTTAGTGCACACCGGTTTGTGCCTCAGAAGTGCAGTAATTCTTTTAGCAGCACCAGAGGGATTTATAACGTGCGGCAAATAGAAGCTGCCGCACTGATATCTGGGCCGTGTTCTGGGAAAATATGTCTggctcacagaaaaaaatgtgatttttatttcaagttttattacttatgttatttttgtagCTCAGTTTGCTATTGGTTATTTGTGAGTAGTGTATCGTTCCAGCTTACGCTTTGAAAACATAAGTGtaatggttgccatggcaataaAGGCatctgaactgaactgaccTTTGATCTCTGACTTACAAATCTGTACATAGGCCTCTCAGTTTTGGCTTATCAGTGTACAGTCTGCTACAGattctcacacagacactcgaGCAGATGATTTGAGCATTTACAGCACCATGCAGAAGGTCCTGTAACCCTGTTATTATTAAGAGTACGTTGGCTAAGTGTTtccattgtttaattttttatcagCACCTTTTCTTTTCGAAACATCATTATCCATCTCTTCTGTCTGTTCCCTCAGCTGTcattttcttctcctttctccatctgttttttattgtgctCTTTGCCATCCTCCGTTCCCTCTCCTCTTTAAATGTtcttcctcccactctccctgtGTTGTTTCAGATGGAGCCAGGGGTGGAGCTGAAGGAGGGGGAGGTCTCTGTggatgagggggcggggtccaTCAAAAACAGGGCGGGGCCTGTGGTGGAGACAGTGACAGCCAATGGGTCCCCCAAGGAGAGCGTCGCCAAGCTTACAGCTGAGCAACTGGCTGCTATCGAGGACGAGGAAGCCCTGGACAGGATGGTAAACGAGTCACTCACTCttttacactcactcacacacacactcacacgcatacacactcacacacatacacacatacacacacatttttctctctccctctctgccattggtctcacacacacactcacacacatacacacacatttttctctctctctctctgccattggtctcacacacacacacacacacacatttttctctctccctctctgccattggtctcacacacacacacatacacacacatttttctctctctctctgccattggtctcacacacacacacacacacacatttttctctctccctctctgccattGGTCTCACATGCACTCAGACGTACAGTAGAGTTGCAAGATATTCGGTTTTTGAATGGAATGTCAGGTTTTCAGAGTATTTGTCCATGTCCTGGACAATATAATGTCCGGTCTGATTAATTGATTGGAAGAATGTACCaatagtttgtaatgaattgtCATCTGAACTACCCCCCAGTCCGCTattccccctcctccacagtCCGCAAAATGTTCCAATAGCGATAGCAAGCatgcccccactcccccctccagTAGCAGCACCACTCCCCCCAGGTCAGAATAACACTGGGACAGCGACGGGGAGCACACTCACCCGATGTGCGTTTGTTGTTTGGTGTCGGTGGTGTGTTGGGAACAGTTGGATGAGACGTCGGATTTTGAGGAGAGGAAGCTGATCCGGGCCGCCATGAGGGAGCTGCGCAAGAGGAAGAGAGGTGAgatcagagaggaggaggagaggctgaacggacatccatccatctgcctgcctgcctctgtCTCCATTGTAGGCCTCCTCCTTTTGTTCTGTATCAAAATGATCTAGTAttgtacactctctctcttctctttcttgctttctctttgtgtatgtctctctcattcccctTTTCTGTGTCTGATTCTTATTCCTGCTTTGCTTGCAGAGGTTCTCTTAGGACTCTCTCAGCAGGACACAGGTATGGGTCTGTTCCACAGTGAACTTGGTCTTGtggtcattttgtttattttttttttaactgagctGTTCTGTGAtaccttttttctcttctcttcttctctctctctcgccctctctctcataTGTTTTATTTCTCTGAACCGGCTTCTCACGCAAAAAATCTATTGCTGTGTTCCACAACCTTtctctgctcttctcctccctccatccttccctctccctccctccgtcatCTCTGCAGaccagagagagcaggagcgcACCTCTCGACAGCAGCCGAAGGAGGAGCAGAAGGTGGAGCTGAAGGTTCGGCCAGGAGGGGGCGATGCAGGTGGGGTGCTGAAGAAGTTTGAGAAGACTACTGACAGCAGTGCACACAGTgagtgacccctgacctttgagAACCGCCTCCTGATTCACGGAACATTTTACAGCAGGACGCCTGCATTGTGTAAAATGCCTCTGCCTTGTTTCCGGATGGACTTATTTGGATGGTCTCAAATAATTCCCAAGATGTGAACATTAACTGAGGAGAGAGGTCTTGTCTGGCATTTGTTTGTCACAGATTTCTTTCACAAATCCACCCGTCCTGGAgtggatttgaatttgaatgcatCTGATTCACTCTACTGTGACCTCTGCCTCAGTAGTCTTTTTGCCGAGTTCAGATAAACAGCTGTCAGACTGCTGGTGTTGTCTGCAAATGTGCTTTAAAACCTGTTACCTTGTGTCTGCAAAGCTGGCCCTATAACCATTGTGCCACACTCCATTTTATCTTCCATTTGCTTATTGTATTCTTTTTTACTCCACAGAAGGGGCAGTGCCAACTCAgctttcctcctcttccaccaGCAAAAAGAAAGTGGGCAGGTGGGTCGCAAAGGACACTTCTGCTGGTAGCAATTCCATTACTCTAGTTCTAGCTCTGTCTGAAGATGCATAACCAGCAGTAGGACCCACGGCGAGTGAGGGGCGAATGAGGTCTGGCCCCTGTTTTCGGGCAAATCCTTTTTCTTGtactgccagggcccagttctgacagtaCTGCTCCAGTAGACCCAGGTACCGCTCTGACCGCTTGCTCTCTATGGCACAGCGGGACCGGTTGTCTACACAGAGCAGATCTATTCTCTTGCTCtaccctctctcactctctcccgcTCTTTCTATGCCCCTCAGTATTTTCGACCGGCAGGATGAAAGCCCTTTGCacggaggaggcggcggcggcggcagcagcagcgggctgaaggagctggagaggcGGCAGGCGGAGAGACGCAAAGAGCTGATGAAGCCCAAATCCTCCGTCACCCCGACCCGCCAGGCCGTGATCCAGAAACTGGAGAGGGCGGGCGGAGGCACggggtgaggagagagagagagagagatggagagccaTAGCTTGAGgctgggagagagtgagggagggagggagagatggagaggtggagCCTGAAGTTAAGAGAGATGGAGCCCTATGAGGAGGGATGGATGGAAACACCGGGAGCTATATCTGCTTTCCTGAAactgtgcattgtttttttctcatatgACACACTGATTTCTTTATCTCTatctgtggctctctctctctctttggctctctcactctctgctctctctgtttttctctctctctcacacacgtgcacacgtgtTTCCAAAGTGTTATCTGAAACACAATAAGTACAGTGATAAACAGAAcaagaaaattacattaaaatagcAATGGAGATAAACTGGGCACTATTtcttcacaacaaaaaaaataaataaataaataaaatatgataatgTATAAGCTCTCTCTTTCAGACTGCCTGTGAGCCAGGTCTGCAAAATATCACGCTCTCCTGGGTCTGGTGTCCCCAACAGTAAAAACGTCAAACAGATGCTGCTGGACTGGTGCCGGGCCAAGACCCATTCCTATGAGGTCAGAGTGGTTCTGCTGCGATGTGCaaggctcctcccctctctgtgtgagagtgtgagagagagagaatgtgtgtgtgtgtgtgtgtgtgggtgtttgtgtatgtgtgtgcgtgagtgtgtgggtgtttgtgtatgtgtccaATAACGTGTGTTCATGCAGGTGAGGGTATTCGTGAGCTAatgcgattgtgtgtgtgcgcatgtgcgttgcgtatgtgtgtgtgactgtgtgtatgtatgtctgtttctatttgcatgtttacctgtgtttgtttttgtgcaagagaaattatgtgtatatatgtgtgtatgcctaCGCTCTCCTGAGAGAGTgcgatagtgtgtgtgtgtgtgtgtgtgtgtgtgcctgcgtgcgtgtgggtcCAGATCTAACAGCAAGTTGGACTGTATCTCACCCACCCACTTAGCGCTGAGTAATGAACCCACACTGCCAAATGGCATCCCGCTCATTCATGCACTTCAAGTGCATTTAATTATTAGCTTATGCATTTGTCTTTAgcgctgaaaaacaaaaacaaaaacctgctggGTGTGGCTGCAGTCTCACCCCCCGCCACCTCTCCTACAGAACGTGAACATTCAGAACTTCTCCTCCAGCTGGAGCGATGGCCTGGCGTTCTGCGCTCTCGTTCACCACTTCTTCCCCCACGCCTTCGACTACTCCTCCCTCCGGCCCACGGACCGCAGACACAACTTTGAGACGGCCTTCAGCTCGGCTGagtgagcgcacacacacacacacgcgcacacacacacgcgcgcacacacgcgcacacacacacgcaccatgcacacacacacgcacgcaccatgcacacac is a window from the Anguilla anguilla isolate fAngAng1 chromosome 14, fAngAng1.pri, whole genome shotgun sequence genome containing:
- the smtna gene encoding smoothelin isoform X1 yields the protein MEPGVELKEGEVSVDEGAGSIKNRAGPVVETVTANGSPKESVAKLTAEQLAAIEDEEALDRMLDETSDFEERKLIRAAMRELRKRKREVLLGLSQQDTDQREQERTSRQQPKEEQKVELKVRPGGGDAGGVLKKFEKTTDSSAHKGAVPTQLSSSSTSKKKVGSIFDRQDESPLHGGGGGGGSSSGLKELERRQAERRKELMKPKSSVTPTRQAVIQKLERAGGGTGLPVSQVCKISRSPGSGVPNSKNVKQMLLDWCRAKTHSYENVNIQNFSSSWSDGLAFCALVHHFFPHAFDYSSLRPTDRRHNFETAFSSAETLADCPALLDVEDMVRMHEPDWKCVYTYIQEFYRNLVQKGLVKTKKSC
- the smtna gene encoding smoothelin isoform X2, whose amino-acid sequence is MEPGVELKEGEVSVDEGAGSIKNRAGPVVETVTANGSPKESVAKLTAEQLAAIEDEEALDRMLDETSDFEERKLIRAAMRELRKRKRDQREQERTSRQQPKEEQKVELKVRPGGGDAGGVLKKFEKTTDSSAHKGAVPTQLSSSSTSKKKVGSIFDRQDESPLHGGGGGGGSSSGLKELERRQAERRKELMKPKSSVTPTRQAVIQKLERAGGGTGLPVSQVCKISRSPGSGVPNSKNVKQMLLDWCRAKTHSYENVNIQNFSSSWSDGLAFCALVHHFFPHAFDYSSLRPTDRRHNFETAFSSAETLADCPALLDVEDMVRMHEPDWKCVYTYIQEFYRNLVQKGLVKTKKSC